The DNA segment ttcatattttcttcttcttcttcttcttctttttcttctctttttcttattcctttacttcttctttacatAGAATTCTCATTCTTACAGAACACAGAgtaatatataaatgatacagtcatGATTCAGCTGTGAGAATGTTGGGATGAAATGCAAAGAAAACAGAAGgcggttgaataatattattatcacaatagTCCTATAATTGCTTCACATGTTGACAGGTGTCTGGTGCCGAGTTGACTGTGTGTGTGcatctgtgtggtgtgtgtgtgtgtgtgatagtGTGAAGGAGTGAGGGGTGACTACCTGTCAGTGGAGTGGGTGATAGAGTTGTTGTGAGGACGGAGTGCGGAAGGGGGGTGTGCGAGACCGGAGTAGGGTTCTGCGCGCTACCTGCAATCTGGCAAAGGAACTACCTCGATTACGCATGAACAGAAAGTCCTATTCCGCTAGCCTTCTGTGCTATTCTGTGGTTATAGTCATAAGCGATagcatatattttttatttataatggtAATGGTAATGTGATAATAGATGCACTTCTCAGATAAATCGATTTAAACACTTTTAACTTGACTTCTCATGATAATAAACAGTGcagataaattttcatgttAGGTAAtttgtttatataataatatatttatgttatgtatataataatatttgtttatgtaataatattcaaacatgtaggcctattttattataaaaaaagagCAGATGATGACATTTTCTCCTTACTGCAAGCTGTCTTATAATATCCTCTAAAcaatgcattattttcaattaatttgaatcattttaaataaaaacaaaaatgttctgtTATAGGTGCTGGTCTATGAGTTTGAAAGGAGCTACTACTCAAAACATCCCAGCTATCTACATTTTTCACCATGTCAACGATTCTTCTATATAGCACTCAGGCCTCTAGGTAATATtattaatcctatactattaaacgagcaatttctgtttatatgtttacatGTATATATTATCTGTATGtgactggatctcgaaaacggctcaaaggattctcacgaaatttggaacaaagtaggtttatgatatgaaaattcgattgcactaggtctcaacactgggataactcgctgaatgacattagaaggataaatacgtccttggaaaaacagctgaaaattttgtcgtctgtcgataccgtaatggaagttagtgaacgagtgcatgtgtggaatcattcagctgatctcacgagaagaaaaattcagcaagaaaaataattattttcgtttatttccctttttttaaaaaacatgtctatttcagaaagtccaaaataattactagatgctgttagtgtagaatagtacatagtatattaacaaatattgtagcaaacaatcattctaaatcgaatacTTAGtgtatctatttgtaattgatgatgtgtttgttttttgaagtgtgaataaattgttattttgatgagtgatagtagcttaacctagatttttatatggactgtagtataaatttgaaaagggacagttttgggtataagcctgttgtgcctcctcatataactctgtaaaaataattgtagaactgaaaaaattaataaataactataaatttaatctttcgttaaaaattttctatacttttacactccagagcaaagcttggTCCCCCGATATTGTAATCTTagatctgaaaaataatattcgaAGTAAATAATACAGTTAATTATTTTGAGTGATAATTTATAGGAACTGATAAATAAGTGCATATAACAGTTTGGGACTGACCCTGTAGTGTACTCTGTAGGGAGTTGAAATCTTTGGGTTGAGCCATTTCAAAATTGGTAgcagataaattcatgaaatttcgaggataaattcttcaaagtaTTGCTTACTGAATGGCTTACTTGATTCTTCACAACAAttctatgaaaattaatttatgttttaaataataaCTCAAAATGGGATATTTTTTCAAAGGGGAATAAATTTCCCTAGAATTTATTGATATTCTGATAAATCAATTAGGCCTATATCATACCAATTTAACAATATCTTACAGAATGAATCCTTGAGATTCCATGAATATATTTTCTACCAATAATTCTGAAACGACCCTGAATATTTctacttcaggcgctcatatctctaaaagtaaaaattaataaaaagtcAAGGTAGAGCTCTGATAGATCTATAGGTCGACCTATCTAGAAATCTCATTTTAACTTAAATAATTTAATCCGGATTATTGAAGTATGGTAGCTCGTTTAtctatcatttcatttcattacaaTTTCAGTCAtcaatcattctttattgatacCAACAGTTCAAGAATGATATCTCTCCCTAAAGGATGCCCTACTATACTATGTAGGCGGAGTGGGAATATTCAAGTATCTTAGacaaaaaatttaaaagaaacAAGATTTTGAATTGTGAGCGAACAAATTCACCGCAATTGATTTAAATATAGTAGCATACGGTATACAAGTTATTCTAAACTGTCCACAGGTTTCTTCACAATTGGAGTTTTGATAGTCTCAGTCACCGTGGATCTCATGAAAGTTCAAGTGGCATGGCCAAGGCCCTATTCCTTTTACAAATTTCCTGAATTGTGCAATTCCACAGCGAAACTAGATGGTAAGAAAAtagtttagttttaattttcagtttggtttcaattcaattctttattgcctTTAACATGGTAACAAATCAAAGGTTAATAAATCAAACACTtatcacaagaaaataaaataaaatttaacaatCCAAAACTGAAAAACTAAGGGTGAGCATCCCTGACCAGCAATTTGGCAATttggaggtaccgggttcgattcccaggctgacaaataattttttaataatagcgctcatcgaatttccatctagctgtttacactgttgtcaatatttgcagtagcagaggtcttcggggtaatttacagcatttaatttagattttcgtttaatgataattattaattcattagcatttgaataattgctatATCTCAGTGcctaatttccatctgtaggtAAGCAAACATACAATAGTTTAAGACAAGGAATGTATCTTAGATATAGGCTAGGCTACATTGGTTCAGGTTATTATTAGAATAGATCTTATAAGGCTATTTTGTGTATAATCTCTGCACTACTGGTTGATTGTAATGTGTGAGGATAAACATGACTTGGAGTTGATCCAACAAGAACAGGTTGAAGGCTCATTGAAATATATCTCACGACTCTATTTGCAAGTTTAAGTTGACAAATCTAGTTGAATTGcaatattattctcatgttCTCATCTCACCTGTTGCTCGCAAGCATTGATACGaagtcatttttttcaaaagtgacgaacaataaataattgtctCATTATTGCTAAATAGttctgataatattattgattgcaCAGAGATAATAATGTACCGTACTACCTACATTGATAGTGTAGGTTTCAACTTAGCCTTAAGTACGGTACGATTGTATCTTCAggctaaataaattgattgattcgtCTTGAACATAACTTTGCAATAGCAATGGTTGTTAattaaggcccattgacggctcaaatatatattcaggcgaggtggaaccgtcagggactccccacTAATAAAAACctatacaaatattattattatttgcaatagcaaattaaaatgaatataatcatGTTTAGTGGGAGTGGGATGAGAGAAAAAGCTAGTGTGCCATATGAGATcgtggaattaaaaaataaaattttcgcTTAGTTGAAAAAACTTCATTTAGGAAAGTACCTACAGATAAcggaactatagtgaggtccacgttataatggcagtgtttgattagcaatggtattgctatccttttctgtcattcaacaaagcggatagcgctatctttttctcgctttgctctgttgccagatcgtcttttaagagtgatgaatcaataataaatcaacaaatatcttaattatgaaaattcattttaaaattatattgaaaaatataaattctcgctaaataaaatataatttattattttagacgagaatgaacagttaatattacatcaataaacctgtatcagctaccgtctataggtggcattgacaagacaatgaCATCGGAAACGTTGTtcccttatctttctccacagccattataacgtgaagcTCACTATAGATAGATGAGATGGGcgattaaggataataatacgAATAATAATTCGGATACCCAATAAGAATAACAACTACAGAGagtaaggcccggttgcacaaaagccggtttaattttaatcgtgattaattttacgagaaccaatcacgattaaaatttaaccagcttttacAAACCGACACTTAGagccagttgcacgtacgtcggttgaattttaatcgtgtttaattccacgagaaccaatcagagaaaccgtctATCAAagaggccttctctgattggttctcgtggaattaatttaatttcaggcttttgtgcaaccgacactaagaataataattgtccgttttttgaactatttttaacgaCATTACAgtctattttttgaatattagttattaaaactagtactcactgtGGAGTGCTTTCGGATCTTCTTATATTAGCGAGCAataaatttctgtatatatttatatggttatctggttatatgggtatatatttatgttcaacggatctcgaaaacggctctaacgattttcacgaattttgaaacatagtagcaaggtttatgatattaaaattcgattgcattagATCTTATCCTTGGGAAATCTcgttgaacgacattaaaaagataataatattcatccttggctgaaacagctgtggatggtaaaaaagtgagtgagcgagtgagtatgtaaaaaatcaaaatattgcaaccccgaaattcataagatgacatttAGCCAGCTGAGAAATATATAAGATGACATTTACCCagctgaaaaatataaacacgatcatttcagaGAATATGTGTTCTgtcatagcctactatagatagatactttattatctaaagtaagccatggttctgtttatcaataaataaaaataacgagcgaagctcggtgccccgatattttaaataatgtcgttaaaaatagttcaaaaaacgGATTATTACTTACAGTTTGTCATGGatagtaaaataaatgaaaaataataattattacttaaaAACCTGCAGCCAACTCATTGAGTTGTTTTTCCTACGTGATGATCATGTTGATGATCATCAATGATGCTGTTTTAGGGACAGTGTCGAAAGCTGTGCGTTACGCTTTGACTGCGTTTCCCTCGCATCTGACAGCTGTGACTGGATTTTGCAGCACATTATGCGCTGTTTACACTCACCACTCGTGCACACTCGACTCAGCGCCTTTGACCAAACCTATCATCAAAATGATGCTCTTCCTACTCGCCGGAACTAGTGCCATCTACAAAATGAACGTTCACTACAACCACTGGTTTGATGTTGTCGTGGGTCTATTGATAGGGGCACTCTTTGGATACCTGACGGTATGTAGCCTATACTGTAAGGCTAGCTCCACAcacattcggtttcattcggttcgggtcgttttcggttcgttgccgaaaacgaatgaggcatTCATACATATTAGGTTTTAATTCGAACGGTTcgaattaggtattttcttctcaaccACAGCTGTATttggatttttacaattcaTGCTGGCATTAAAATATAAAAgctgtttcataaaacttttaagtcacgtaatacaggataatcaccattccaattacatgctaaatatagccgataaaatcagctgttcctgtattacaggactccTGCGTTTTTATGAAACATGGCCCTGGTGTTCAAATAGTAAGATGagatttcttgaacaacaaaattttcaagttaattaaaaattgtgaactgtttgaaaagtttatttttgattatattaattttgaacGTTCAGAGtgattattttctaaaattgtgatttttttcttgttttgacacataTGGTACATAACCTTCGTCATTTCTCTTCATATTAATGAAATGGTAGCCCTTCGCTAAAAACGAATTTGAAACTGGTGGAATTTTAttagtcaagtgggcgttcgtttctatgcggtttctattcggtaccatAACCTATTCAAACCGAATAACCATTTCACatttatcggaatttgccgaaaacgaaacgaaccgaatgtttgtgaaactagccttattGGTATTCAAAACTCCTTCAATTTTCTTATCTCcgagtttcatttcaattaattttaaatattaccATATTCCATATTCTGCATATTTTACCATTTCAGTATATTAACTTCTACaatttatttaaacaaaaatattccaagAATAATCACTATACATAATTGAATACAGTTTTCCAAGAGTTATCACAATTCAACTAATAAAACTTAATGAGAAGTAATAAAATGAATCAAAGAGTGAAACGTTGTAGGATAAACGAAGAATGTTGTTATTAAACTGCAAACTATATAGGTGTTTACTCGCTTACAGTAaatgatattgaatattaatgCAACGCAGAAAATCCGAAAAGATCTCTCTCCCAAAAACGCCATAagcataattttaataatagaaaaatgttgaaatttaattctcTAATTTCACAGATGCGAATTCTTGGTTGTGAATGTGAATTTCTATTCTACAGAACTCAGAACTTCTACTATTTGAATTGACCAAAATTTTCGATACAGTATTTAtggagaataaattattattcaagatgAGAATTGAATACAGAGTTTCAAGAGTAGTCACTAGACAAGACTCTGTAGTCATTAGTGAAGATTACGATTTTACCGGTAAAATGAATTACAGCTCCATAGTATACGGTGGTGAAAACCCTCATAGTTTAGTTTTTACCTTTTGGGGAACACTGGGCACTGAATAGCCACTTAGTATAAATGGATACTTCTAGCCTGATGGATACTCTCTGTATTCAATTTGAaggatatttatatatttttgttttgtaaaattgtattgacaataaagaagtttcaaatcaaaatcaataggtATTGGACAGCGATCATGAAATTATGGGTACTCGATTTCCTCCCATATTTCATCAACCTTTCAATAACATTCACtcaagattttcaaatttgttgaataaaccTTACAGACCAAAATTATATCCTGCTTTCTAAAGGatcatgttgaaattacttgtatgaaatttgaaatattattgttactTAGGTAGACTGGATAAAGGAATATCAACATAAAAGCTGAATTGAATTAAGAACCGCTATCTGAAGAAATATCGGTAAAATTGgtctactcatttattcagaatgccATCCAATAGGCTGCTAATATTAGCATGGAAGGACAAACCCGAAGGAAAGCGAGGCATAGGAAGACCaaggaagaaatggatgccggtacaggccactagagcctaatccttgtaagaagattatgatgatcatgatgattGTTACTTGGGTGAATTTTGAAGCATGTGATTGGAAAGCATGCTCCATTCAGAGAGTAattgtttcatatttttcacaattatttagGTATGTCTGGAAGTCGTAATTTTAGTGgtaaaactaaaattaaatttagttaaaatatacatattttctacatatgtatttgtGGAATTTTCTTACTTTCCACAGTAAGAATATAACCTATTTTTATGGAcatgttatatattataataatatcaaaatttgggaacagaatagttttgggctatgcctgttgttctctcctgatcatattcatatgatttgtaattgtacagaattgtgcagaggaaacgcatgtttttcgaacagccagtactcGTCAACGGGAAAGGGTATTgcctggaacgaatgttggcagacgattcatactatgccatttcagttgctatgagcgttggaacgtacagcatcgtgtgttcgctgttaagcagtttttttttagaaacaatgaatctgtagtcacagtgcaacactttttcgttaatattttagagttgaggGTCGAGGGTGCAATgcccgatcgaaatactgtacccCGATGGAATGCAGCGTTTAGGAGTACAAGTTCTGTGATtaaaaagaaaccacctggtcttccccgTTCCCCGGAAAGTATAGACCGAGTCAGAACGGCAGTTGTTACTAGTCCTAGACGATCGACTCGTCGACACTGACTCGGTCTAAGTATTCAGGAGTACGAACTGAACGGgaaagaccaggtggtttctttttcacCACAGGACTAGTACTCCTAAACGCGGCAgcccatcggagtacagtattttgatCAGGCATTGCACCCTCGACcctcaactctaaaatattaacgaaaaagcgttgcactgtgactacagattcattgtttctaaaaaaaactgcttaacagcgaacacacgatgttgtacgttccaacgctcatagcaactgtattaacgaataaataaataaaatgattgatttatATTTCAGCATTCATTACTATGGCGAGGCTACTCGGTCCATTTGCACGGATTCACAGACAACTCTTGGAAGCTACTCTTGCCTCGAGTAAACGTGCCGAAACAAGTTGTGAGGAGAACAACAAGTGATGATTACATTTCTACAGGGAACACCCTCAGCTTGAGAAGCCAGGAGAAACCACAGCCATACTGGCTACAAGCTTGAGAgagcaaatttatttaattatttaattgatcTGTATGTTAGTCATTATTGAATCATAGTTGCAAGGATACTCTTcccaataattgaaatattcgTATACAGTAAATTATTTCCTCCCTTCCAAGATGGAGTTTGATTGAGTTGAGTGTGGATAAGATTGAGTTCGGTGAACATTTGAAGATTTGAACCATTATAATTGTTAAAAatggttttataataattaagaaccattataattgttgaaaaattgatgaatgattgCACTTTGTGTTAGAACACTCTTCTATGACGTTCACATTGCATAATTTTGATTACAGAAATGAgatagatcaaaattatttataatcaataccCCTAAATACTTTGAATGAATGTTTATCATTTCACAAACAGAAGGGACAGACGAATAAAATGTtactcttttcaaattcatataaatGTTATTTGACATGCGATTTGGATAGAGTTCACCCCTAGAATCAAATGAATAGGTCTTGTGtaggaattaataaaaacaatataaaaacttgtagtaccctttcttattcaaaactttaaaatatttcaatgactagtttcgaccataacttaggtcattttcaagttgaaatgtagaaaataaaaatgaacaagTTGATATTTATACTTTAATTAATAACTTTAAaatgatttcaacttgaaaatgacctaagttatggtcgaaactagtcgttgaaatattttaaagttttgaacaagaaagggtactacaagtttttatattgtttttattaatttgtaaaaaagtagcccatatataagtgaagtgttttttgtAAACTTTATAGCAGATTATAAATTATGTAAGTTTTATAAGTAGAATGATATAATTTCCattaatcatttttgtaaaGGGGGTAAAAGTTGAGCGGTTTGAAATTGAGCGATTTTGTATGATTCAAATGCTTTTTCATGTAAGTAGTCATCTTTGTTAACGTCCTCAggtaacaatattattctagCAGCTGAGTAGCATGTTATTCAAATCCCAAGTTAGAGAAAAGGTTAGTCAAAAATCAAGATGCATATCACTTATGTACAGaaagaattaatattattgttaatacaAGAGTTATTCACCAATACACGGGTAGAAAACTACATATCTTCTTAGagtaaagaaaaaaaattacattttcttcAGTCTTATGCCTTAAGTTAATGAAAGTTCAGATTTACACAGATGGGATGcgttaaagttcgtcttttgaTAAATCTTCTAGATCGACGTCTGATAGATCGATGTCTTCGTCAACAGGTAGTTGACCATCTTTGCCGTCCCATGGCTCAATCGATTGTATCTTCGGCAGAGAGGTTCCTCTGAAGGGGGCAGTTGTGCCGCGTCCATAAGACAGATCtctgtaaaattgagaaaacgTTGCATTATTTGAAAACAAACTATTGATACGTATATATACTATtacagtgagatccacgttataatggcagtgaaggaagataggagaaaagggttgccagatctcagccttgccacccaaacagctgatacttgtatatctgatgaatttaactgctcattattattgaaaatagttaatcatattttatttgtcaagaaaatatttttttaaagatgtaataataaattttcatgattgagattggatattttatcaattagttgaatttctaaattgttgatgaacgatgtggcaacatcgcaatgcgtgaaagagatagcgtcaTCTGCTCTgttgaaagatagacaaggatagcagcaccattgcaaatcacacactgccactataacgtggacctcactataatgctATGTTAGAAAATCTAATTACAATCtaatatttatcaatgtatTTACAATGTATGGATTTACGAGTAGAAGGACAATATTTGATAAATCCTTTTTGTAAAAGTACTTGAGAAACCTATTGGTGATGTTTATGAAATtctaatatttacaatatttaataataacaatattatattaatatttccaATGTTTATAGCTTAGTaagtcattatttttttattttctggctgagggtgatgcccaaaTGAGCTTCTAGGCTTATGCGTAGGTAATAAAGCGGATGATAATGATAGATGAAtgaacctacagttttaggaGGATTCCAAAcaaccgggaagcgattttgaaactcatgaatcatattcagagttGGCTtaagcggtcacccttccaacaggAGTAACAGGCGCATGATTCTCAACTTATCTGAGCGATAGCTCATCAGCGCGACCACTGAGTCAAACCTCATTGTAAAATCAATTCCTACCAGTTTTAGGAGGATTccaaaccaccgggaagcgattttgcaactcatgaataataatcagCGGAGTTTGCTtaagcggtcacccttccaacaggAGTAACAGGCGCATGATTCTCAACTTATCTGAGCGATAGCTCATCAGCGCGACCACTGAGTCAAACCTCATTGTAAAATCGATTCCGATGAATTCCTTTATGGAAAGGGGTGGACGTAAAACCGTCTGAAGTTAAGCGAAGATAGGCTAACCAGTAAAAATATTCTAACTTTTTTtactatgtatatatatatat comes from the Nilaparvata lugens isolate BPH chromosome 1, ASM1435652v1, whole genome shotgun sequence genome and includes:
- the LOC111048093 gene encoding phospholipid phosphatase 2, encoding MDPNASWKELMGCEEQPRFKPPHWFSVFVEVTSVVGLAILAAYLRFTALLPLSTYQDYSQFCNNGPYYANAYTFNPFTDNFTEAFYFFSLLSALILVLVYEFERSYYSKHPSYLHFSPCQRFFYIALRPLGFFTIGVLIVSVTVDLMKVQVAWPRPYSFYKFPELCNSTAKLDGTVSKAVRYALTAFPSHLTAVTGFCSTLCAVYTHHSCTLDSAPLTKPIIKMMLFLLAGTSAIYKMNVHYNHWFDVVVGLLIGALFGYLTHSLLWRGYSVHLHGFTDNSWKLLLPRVNVPKQVVRRTTSDDYISTGNTLSLRSQEKPQPYWLQA